One segment of Poecile atricapillus isolate bPoeAtr1 chromosome 35, bPoeAtr1.hap1, whole genome shotgun sequence DNA contains the following:
- the LOC131590906 gene encoding keratin, type II cytoskeletal 6A-like — MSRQSTVRIQRGRSGFSAASAVVPNTCRTSFSSCSITRLGSCNAGSGFARVGGGFGSKSLYNVGGCKKISVAGRGGSFYGSAGFGGGAGSMYGGGFGVPANLGYGYGAFGGGPGFPAGGIHEVSINQSLLKPLNLEIDPNIQRIRKEEKEQIKTLNNKFASFIDKVRFLEQQNKVLETKWSLLQEQGMKTVRNNLEPLFETYINNLRVQLNSLLSDKGRLEGELVNTQYLVEDFKKKYEDEINRRTIAENEFVTLKKDVDASYMNKVELQARADALSEEINFLRALYEAELSQMQTQISDTSVVLTMDNNRNLDLDSIISEVKAQYEDIANRSRAEAESWYQTKYEELQATAGRHGDDLRNTKQEISELNRHVQRLRSEIDSVKKQCANLKAAIAEAEERGELTLKDARAKLAELEDALQQAKADLARQLREYQELMNVKLALDIEIATYRKLLEGEECRLAGDGVPVNISVTRTTVGTGYGGGSNLSMGGGICNLGNSFNCGSIPGMSSTTLGAGSSSSMKFVSSSSTRRSYRS; from the exons ATGTCTCGCCAGTCCACTGTGAGGATTCAGAGGGGGAGAAGTGGCTTCAGTGCTGCTTCAGCCGTGGTCCCCAACACCTGCCGGACCAgcttcagctcctgctccatcaCCCGCCTGGGCAGCTGCAATGCTGGCAGTGGCTTTGCCAGGGTTGGGGGTGGCTTTGGAAGCAAAAGCCTCTACAATGTTGGTGGTTGCAAGAAGATCTCCGTGGCTGGAAGGGGTGGCAGCTTCTATGGCTCTGCAGGGTTTGGTGGTGGCGCCGGGAGCATGTACGGGGGCGGCTTTGGTGTTCCAGCCAATCTTGGCTATGGATATGGGGCCTTTGGGGGTGGCCCTGGATTCCCAGCTGGGGGCATCCACGAAGTCTCCATCAATCAGAGCCTCCTGAAACCGCTCAACTTGGAGATTGACCCCAACATCCAAAGGATCCGaaaagaggagaaggaacaaATCAAAACCCTCAACAACAAATTTGCCTCCTTCATTGACAAG GTCCGATTCCTTGAGCAACAAAACAAAGTGCTGGAAACCAAGTGGAgtttgctgcaggagcagggaatgaaaACAGTGAGGAACAATCTGGAGCCGCTTTTCGAGACCTACATCAACAACCTACGGGTGCAACTGAACTCATTGCTGAGCGACAAGGGGAGGCTGGAGGGAGAACTTGTCAACACCCAGTACCTGGTCGAGGACTTCAAGAAGAA GTATGAAGATGAGATCAACAGAAGGACCATTGCAGAGAATGAATTTGTGACGCTCAAGAAG GATGTAGATGCTTCCTACATGAACAAAGTGGAACTCCAAGCCAGGGCAGATGCACTGagtgaagaaattaatttcctgagAGCACTTTATGAAGCA GAGCTGTCCCAGATGCAGACCCAGATATCTGACACCTCTGTGGTTCTCACCATGGACAACAACCGGAACCTGGACCTGGACAGCATCATCTCCGAGGTCAAGGCACAGTACGAGGACATTGCCAACCGGAGCCGCGCTGAGGCTGAGTCCTGGTACCAGACCAAG TACGAGGAACTGCAGGCCACAGCTGGCAGGCATGGGGATGACCTCCGGAACACCAAGCAGGAGATCTCAGAGCTCAACCGCCATGTCCAGCGGCTCCGATCTGAGATTGACAGCGTGAAAAAACAG TGTGCAAACCTGAAAGCTGCCATTGCTGAGGCCGAGGAGCGCGGGGAGCTGACCCTCAAGGATGCCAGAGCCAAACTGGCCGAGCTGGAGGACGCTTTGCAACAGGCCAAGGCTGACCTGGCTCGGCAGCTCCGGGAATATCAGGAGCTCATGAATGTCAagctggccctggacattgaGATCGCGACCTacaggaagctgctggagggcGAGGAGTGCAG GCTGGCTGGAGATGGGGTCCCAGTGAATATCT CCGTCACCAGAACAACAGTGGGAACAGGATACGGAGGAGGGAGCAACCTCAGCATGGGAGGGGGGATCTGCAATTTGGGGAACAGCTTCAACTGTGGGAGCATTCCCGGGATGAGCAGCACCACCCTcggagctggcagcagctctagCATGAAGTTTGTCTCCAGCTCCTCCACCAGAAGAAGTTATAGGAGCTAA